The Pelecanus crispus isolate bPelCri1 chromosome 7, bPelCri1.pri, whole genome shotgun sequence genome includes a window with the following:
- the XPC gene encoding DNA repair protein complementing XP-C cells isoform X1 produces MGGRGREKRKAEFEMYLRRMMKRFCKEVREDTHKVHLLCLLANGFYRNRICSQPDLHAIGLSIIPTHFTKVPAGQVDLLYLSNLVKWFVGTFTVNDELSVEKGEPLQSTLERRFAIYAARNDEELVHIFLIILRALQLLCRLVLSFQPIPLKETGAKGKSLSKRQSLSSTSEGQESSATTPKAVAKKCPCRKAKQDEKSSESEGGNKEANKRKTAQTKRTPKSKLTTGSQEQKESSNEESILVEKDVPVRPKNDRRRQVASKVCYKEESGSDEGSVSDFEVSKEESDLSDEDFETVSKRRRSSLGSQKSKVTAIKRPKTETSEPRLSKNSYGAEPRPAKSTAAALPHAQRKRNKIISSDEDDGQQEVRKVMGTDQWLEVFLEHEDKWVCVDCVHGNVGQPQLCFTYATKPLFYIVGFDNDGSVRDVTQRYDPVWMTATRKSRVDPEWWEDTLQPYKSPYVERDKKEENEFQVKLQDQPLPTAIGEYKNHPLYALKRHLLKYQAIYPESAAVLGYCRGEAVYSRDCVHTLHSKDTWLKQARVVRIGEVPYKMVKGFSNQARKARLAEPASQDKEDLALFGRWQTEEYQPPVAVDGKVPRNEYGNVYLFLPSMLPIGCVQLRLPNLNRLARKLDIDCAQAITGFDFHGGYSHPVTDGYVVCEEYKEVLIAAWENKQAEIEKKEKEKREKRALGNWKLLTKGLLIRERLKQRYSIKTELSAPETEKGAGFSSDEEGGPSSETAVENAAICWPQNRQFEKKEEKTTRKSKREKKGEAAQLFPFEKL; encoded by the exons GTTCACCTGTTGTGTTTATTAGCAAATGGTTTCTACAGGAACAGGATCTGCAGCCAGCCAGATCTTCATGCCATTGGTCTATCCATCATTCCCACCCACTTCACAAAAGTGCCTGCAGGCCAAGTGGACCTCCTCTACCTTTCCAACTTGGTGAAATG GTTTGTTGGCACCTTCACTGTCAATGATGAGCTTTCTGTTGAAAAAGGAGAGCCTCTTCAGTCGACCTTGGAGAGGCGCTTTGCCATCTATGCTGCACGAAATGATGAAGAGTTGGTTCAT atatttttaattattctgcgAGCGTTGCAGCTGCTGTGTCGCCTTGTGCTGTCTTTTCAGCCTATTCCTCTCAAGGAGACAGGAGCAAAG GGAAAAAGCTTGTCCAAGAGGCAGTCTCTCAGCAGTACCTCTGAGGGGCAGGAGAGCTCTGCCACAACACCCAAAGCTgtggcaaaaaaatgcccctGCAGAAAAGCCAAACAGGATGAAAAATCCTCAGAGAGCGAAGGCGGCAACAAGGAGGCAAATAAACGCAAAACTGCTCAGACCAAAAGGACACCCAAGTCAAAGTTGACTACAGGCAGCCAGGAACAGAAGGAATCTAGTAATGAAGAGAGCATTTTAGTGGAAAAAGATGTGCCAGTCAGGCCCAAGAATGATCGTCGGAGACAAGTGGCCTCCAAAGTGTGTTACAAAGAAGAGAGTGGAAGTGATGAGGGCAGTGTTTCGGACTTCGAGGTGTCAAAGGAGGAGAGTGATCTCTCTGATGAGGATTTTGAAACTGTCTCTAAAAGGCGGAGGAGCTCACTGGGCTCCCAGAAGTCAAAGGTAACGGCTATAAAAAGGCCCAAAACTGAGACTTCAGAACCAAGGCTATCAAAAAATTCATATGGAGCTGAGCCTAGGCCAGCAAAAAGTACGGCTGCAGCCTTGCCTCAtgcacagaggaagagaaacaaaataatttctagtgATGAGGATGATGGACAGCAGGAGGTAAGGAAAGTGATGGGCACAGACCAGTGGCTGGAGGTTTTCCTTGAACATGAGGACAAGTGGGTGTGTGTAGACTGTGTTCATGGCAATGTTggccagccccagctgtgctTCACATACGCCACAAAGCCGCTTTTCTATATTGTGGGATTTGACAATGATGGGAGTGTCAGGGATGTGACGCAAAGATATGACCCAGTGTGGATGACCGCAACAAGGAAGAGTCGTGTGGACCCTGAGTGGTGGGAAGACACGCTGCAGCCATATAAAAGTCCCTATGTGGAAAGAgacaagaaggaggaaaatgag TTTCAAGTTAAGCTTCAAGATCAGCCTCTACCAACAGCAATTGGAGAGTACAAAAACCACCCACTTTATGCACTGAAGAGGCACCTCTTGAAATATCAGGCGATCTACCCTGAGTCAGCTGCTGTCCTAGGGTACTGCAGGGGAGAGGCCGTCTACTCCAG AGACTGCGTACACACACTGCACTCCAAGGACACTTGGCTGAAGCAAGCTCGAGTGGTGAGGATCGGAGAAGTGCCTTACAAG ATGGTGAAAGGATTTTCCAACCAGGCGAGGAAGGCACGCCTTGCAGAGCCTGCAAGCCAGGATAAAGAGGACCTGGCACTGTTTGGTCGCTGGCAGACAGAGGAGTATCAGCCACCTGTAGCAGTGGATGGAAAG GTTCCTCGGAATGAATATGGAAATGTTTATCTCTTCCTGCCATCCATGTTACCCATTGGCTGTGTGCAGCTGAGACTCCCAAACTTGAACAGATTGGCGCGGAAGTTGGACATTGACTGTGCTCAAGCCATCACTGGATTTGATTTTCACGGTGGCTACTCGCACCCAGT TACCGATGGCTACGTTGTCTGTGAGGAGTATAAAGAGGTCCTCATTGCTGCCTGGGAGAACAAGcaagcagaaatagaaaagaaggagaaggag AAGCGTGAGAAAAGAGCTCTGGGGAACTGGAAGCTGCTGACTAAAGGACTTCTCATCAGAGAGAGACTGAAGCAACGCTACTCCATCAAG ACTGAGCTGTCAGCACCTGAGACAGAGAAAGGAGCAGGATTCTCTTCTGATGAAGAAGGAGGTCCAAGTTCAGAGACTGCAGTAGAGAATGCAGCTATTTGTTGGCCCCAAAATCGCCAGTTcgagaaaaaagaagagaagacaaCCAGAAAGAGCAAGcgagaaaagaaaggagaagcagcacagtTGTTCCCTTTTGAGAAACTGTGA
- the TMEM43 gene encoding transmembrane protein 43 isoform X2 → MSRNFSDTGSRKEHVKITSESKPGFLERLSETSGGMLVGLVTFLLSFYLLFTNEGRALRTAKSLDEGLSLVIPLDSIHSVSQQNEGRLVHLAGALSTSKPLFDPSYGLSIQAVKLKRNVEMYQWVEYEDSTEYEENGEIKKETKYSYNTEWKSEVVNSRNFDREIGHKNPSAMAVESFTAVSPNVQVGSFVLSKGLVDKIDNFKQLSLSHLEDPHADVTRGGDYFYHSENPRHPEVTVIARQQGDQLVPYHTKSGDVLKILYAGDLSVEEVFQKEHESNTMKTWALRAAGWLAMFVGISLMTRIFHTLVDWFPVVRDLVNIGLKAFAFCVATSLSLLTISIGWLFYRPLWALLIGLLSVVPIVVAKSRVPPKKQQ, encoded by the exons ATGTCGAGGAAT TTCTCTGacacaggcagcagaaaagAACATGTTAAAATCACAAGTGAGTCCAAACCAGGGTTCCTGGAGAGGCTCAGCGAGACTTCCGGAGGCATGTTGGTGGGACTTGTGacatttcttctgtctttctacCTTCTTTTTACCAATGAA GGACGAGCTTTAAGGACAGCCAAATCTCTTGATGAGGGACTTTCTCTTGTGATCCCTCTTGATAGCATCCACAGTGTGTCTCAGCAGAATGAAGGGAGATTGGTGCACTTAGCTGGCGCTCTGAGTACATCTAAG cctCTGTTTGATCCCAGCTATGGGCTCTCCATCCAGGCTGTCAAACTTAAGCGTAATGTGGAAATGTACCAATGGGTAGAATATGAAGATTCCAC GGAATATGAAGAGAATGGTGAGATtaagaaagagacaaaatacTCATACA ATACTGAATGGAAGTCGGAAGTTGTGAACAGCAGAAACTTTGATCGAGAAATTGGACACAAAAACCCTAG TGCCATGGCTGTGGAGtctttcactgctgtttctccTAATGTCCAAGTTGGCAGCTTTGTTCTTTCCAAGG GTCTTGTGGATAAAATTGATAACTTCAAGCAGCTGAGCTTGTCACACCTTGAGGATCCACATGCTGATGTTACCCGAGGAGGAGATTACTTTTACCACAGTGAGAACCCCAGGCATCCAGAA GTGACTGTGATTGCTCGCCAGCAAGGCGATCAGCTGGTTCCGTATCATACCAAGTCTGGAGATGTCCTGAAGATTCTGTATGCTGGGGATCTCTCTGTGGAG GAAGTGTTTCAGAAAGAGCATGAGAGTAACACCATGAAGACCTGGGCCCTCCGTGCAGCAGGCTGGCTGGCAATGTTTGTAGGCATCAGCCTAATGACCCGAATCTTTCACACTTTGG tgGACTGGTTTCCTGTTGTGAGAGATCTGGTTAACATTGGACTAAAAGCATTTGCCTTCTGCGTAGCCACTTCGTTGTCGCTCCTGACCATCTCCATTGGCTGGCTCTTCTACCGCCCTCTCTGGGCTTTGCTGATCGGATTGCTCTCTGTAGTTCCAATTGTGGTTGCGAAATCTCGTGTTCCaccaaagaagcagcagtga
- the TMEM43 gene encoding transmembrane protein 43 isoform X1, with amino-acid sequence MSRNFSDTGSRKEHVKITSESKPGFLERLSETSGGMLVGLVTFLLSFYLLFTNEGRALRTAKSLDEGLSLVIPLDSIHSVSQQNEGRLVHLAGALSTSKPLFDPSYGLSIQAVKLKRNVEMYQWVEYEDSTEYEENGEIKKETKYSYNTEWKSEVVNSRNFDREIGHKNPSAMAVESFTAVSPNVQVGSFVLSKGLVDKIDNFKQLSLSHLEDPHADVTRGGDYFYHSENPRHPEVGDLRVSFFYAGLSGDDPYLGFADKVTVIARQQGDQLVPYHTKSGDVLKILYAGDLSVEEVFQKEHESNTMKTWALRAAGWLAMFVGISLMTRIFHTLVDWFPVVRDLVNIGLKAFAFCVATSLSLLTISIGWLFYRPLWALLIGLLSVVPIVVAKSRVPPKKQQ; translated from the exons ATGTCGAGGAAT TTCTCTGacacaggcagcagaaaagAACATGTTAAAATCACAAGTGAGTCCAAACCAGGGTTCCTGGAGAGGCTCAGCGAGACTTCCGGAGGCATGTTGGTGGGACTTGTGacatttcttctgtctttctacCTTCTTTTTACCAATGAA GGACGAGCTTTAAGGACAGCCAAATCTCTTGATGAGGGACTTTCTCTTGTGATCCCTCTTGATAGCATCCACAGTGTGTCTCAGCAGAATGAAGGGAGATTGGTGCACTTAGCTGGCGCTCTGAGTACATCTAAG cctCTGTTTGATCCCAGCTATGGGCTCTCCATCCAGGCTGTCAAACTTAAGCGTAATGTGGAAATGTACCAATGGGTAGAATATGAAGATTCCAC GGAATATGAAGAGAATGGTGAGATtaagaaagagacaaaatacTCATACA ATACTGAATGGAAGTCGGAAGTTGTGAACAGCAGAAACTTTGATCGAGAAATTGGACACAAAAACCCTAG TGCCATGGCTGTGGAGtctttcactgctgtttctccTAATGTCCAAGTTGGCAGCTTTGTTCTTTCCAAGG GTCTTGTGGATAAAATTGATAACTTCAAGCAGCTGAGCTTGTCACACCTTGAGGATCCACATGCTGATGTTACCCGAGGAGGAGATTACTTTTACCACAGTGAGAACCCCAGGCATCCAGAA GTAGGAGACCTGCGTGTCTCATTCTTCTATGCAGGTCTGAGTGGAGATGACCCCTATTTGGGTTTTGCTGATAAG GTGACTGTGATTGCTCGCCAGCAAGGCGATCAGCTGGTTCCGTATCATACCAAGTCTGGAGATGTCCTGAAGATTCTGTATGCTGGGGATCTCTCTGTGGAG GAAGTGTTTCAGAAAGAGCATGAGAGTAACACCATGAAGACCTGGGCCCTCCGTGCAGCAGGCTGGCTGGCAATGTTTGTAGGCATCAGCCTAATGACCCGAATCTTTCACACTTTGG tgGACTGGTTTCCTGTTGTGAGAGATCTGGTTAACATTGGACTAAAAGCATTTGCCTTCTGCGTAGCCACTTCGTTGTCGCTCCTGACCATCTCCATTGGCTGGCTCTTCTACCGCCCTCTCTGGGCTTTGCTGATCGGATTGCTCTCTGTAGTTCCAATTGTGGTTGCGAAATCTCGTGTTCCaccaaagaagcagcagtga